One region of Vicia villosa cultivar HV-30 ecotype Madison, WI unplaced genomic scaffold, Vvil1.0 ctg.000251F_1_1, whole genome shotgun sequence genomic DNA includes:
- the LOC131625944 gene encoding uncharacterized protein LOC131625944 gives MEGISLENHRDLSVACDNLVPLKVAALVWRLLQNKIPSKDNLIKRGSLSESHSGGSVLCGMAESASHLFFDCPLYSAAWHKILSWLNISPALHNSAPSHLCQFTRLLGRGRVRDKIFSVLRFACIWILWKKRTKKIFRNSSGSTDVWIEEIQVVAWKWLKSKLYGFNYSLSQWILNPLDCS, from the coding sequence ATGGAGGGAATATCGCTTGAAAACCATAGGGACCTCTCTGTTGCTTGTGATAACCTGGTCCCGCTGAAGGTAGCGGCATTGGTATGGAGACTCTTGCAGAACAAGATCCCCTCGAAGGATAATCTCATTAAAAGAGGTTCTTTGAGCGAGTCTCACTCCGGGGGCTCAGTACTGTGTGGAATGGCTGAGAGTGCATCTCACCTATTTTTCGACTGTCCTCTTTACTCTGCGGCGTGGCACAAAATCCTTTCTTGGCTGAATATTTCCCCTGCTTTGCATAATTCTGCCCCATCACATTTATGTCAATTTACAAGGCTGCTAGGCAGAGGTAGGGTGAGGGAtaaaatattttctgttttacgGTTTGCTTGTATTtggattttgtggaaaaagagaaCGAAAAAGATTTTTAGAAACTCAAGCGGATCGACGgatgtttggattgaagaaatcCAAGTTGTGGCTTGGAAATGGTTAAAGTCTAAGCTGTATGGTTTCAACTACTCCTTAAGCCAGTGGATTTTAAATCCATTGGATTGTTCCTAA
- the LOC131625929 gene encoding cell division cycle 20.1, cofactor of APC complex-like, giving the protein MDSRYPFQQRRNTSSQDNLDRFIPNRSAMDFGYAYYMLSRKENHISVPEVISPSTQAYRKRLAEACNLSERTRILAFKNKPPSRLQLIPKQILSPPPLSKPKPSIPKTCLRTLDAPDMLDHFSLNLLDWGTANVLAIALQDTVYLWNDSNSSVSELVTVHEEHGPVASLSWASDGRHLAIGLNNSNVQIWDYIANKKLRTLKGGHSATVGSLAWDNHILTTGGMDGKILNNDVRVRSPIVQTYRGHSQEVCGLKWSPSRQQLASGGNDNVVHIWDRSMASSNSPTRCLHRFEEHGAAVKALAWCPYQANLLASGGGDGDQCIKIWNTHTGARLKSVDTGSQVCSLLWNKNERELLSSHGFPQNQLILWKYPSMAKMAELNGHTSRVLYMTQSPDGCTVASAAADETLRFWSVFKGPATDKDNEPFANFNLIR; this is encoded by the exons ATGGATTCTCGTTACCCTTTCCAACAACGCCGAAACACTTCTTCTCAGGATAAC TTGGATAGGTTTATTCCAAATCGCTCCGCAATGGATTTCGGTTACGCCTACTACATGCTGAGTCGTAAGGAAAACCACATTTCGGTTCCAGAGGTCATTTCACCATCGACACAAGCCTACCGCAAACGCCTTGCGGAAGCTTGTAACCTCAGTGAAAGAACTCGAATTCTGGCTTTCAAGAACAAGCCTCCATCACGACTACAACTCATACCTAAACAGATTCTCTCACCACCACCTCTGTCCAAACCAAAACCATCCATTCCTAAG ACATGTTTGAGAACCTTGGATGCCCCTGATATGTTGGACCACTTTTCCTTGAATTTACTAGATTGGGGTACAGCCAATGTCCTCGCAATTGCCCTTCAGGATACCGTTTATTTGTGGAATGATTCAAACAGTTCCGTTTCAGAACTTGTCACCGTCCACGAGGAACACGGTCCTGTCGCAAGTCTTAGCTGGGCCTCAGATGGTCGCCATTTAGCCATTGGTTTGAACAATTCCAATGTCCAGATTTGGGATTACATTGCTAATAAAAAG CTAAGGACATTAAAGGGTGGGCACAGCGCAACAGTGGGTTCATTGGCTTGGGACAATCATATTCTGACAACAGGAGGAATGGATGGTAAAATATTAAACAATGATGTTAGAGTGAGGTCTCCCATTGTTCAAACTTACAGGGGACACAGCCAGGAAGTTTGTGGACTCAAGTGGTCGCCCTCAAGACAACAATTGGCGAGTGGTGGAAACGATAATGTTGTCCACATATGGGATAGGTCCATGGCTTCTTCAAATTCACCTACTCGGTGCCTTCATAGATTTGAGGAACACGGAGCTGCTGTCAAGGCATTGGCTTGGTGTCCTTATCAGGCTAATCTATTGGCATCTGGAGGAGGTGACGGCGATCAATGCATTAAGATATGGAACACACATACAGGTGCAAGGTTGAAATCGGTTGATACGGGATCGCAAGTATGTTCTCTGCTATGGAACAAGAACGAGCGTGAGCTTCTTAGCTCACACGGGTTCCCTCAGAACCAGCTTATCCTCTGGAAGTATCCTTCCATGGCTAAGATGGCGGAGCTCAACGGTCACACCTCAAGGGTGCTGTATATGACACAGAGTCCAGATGGGTGTACCGTGGCATCTGCAGCAGCAGATGAGACTCTTAGATTTTGGAGTGTTTTTAAAGGCCCAGCAACAGACAAAGATAATGAGCCGTTTGCAAATTTCAACCTTATCCGTTAA